A segment of the Ipomoea triloba cultivar NCNSP0323 chromosome 1, ASM357664v1 genome:
agaaccgtttgccatccccggcaacggcgccattttgatgcttGTTAgtttagtgggagtgaatgtgaaggtggtaaaacgaagagtcaagactccccgagtgtcgtgtctctcaaggatggcgaatgggaaccgaattagtgtgttggcatctaagaggttgaagggaaagagttacgggatttgctaaggttggatgtcatttgtaggaaggtttgaaaggttgtgttggttgtgataaaaataaatagaaaggCGAGATTGGGactttaggcttctctatgtggtttatctttgtaTGGATTTGCGAGCAAAGATAttgaatagactagggagttcgtggcacttcaccaagtgacgtcacactttggactcccacatcctcattcggttagggcatttcatcgaacactttgtctaccactcctctcggatctcgtcttttcggactaagagcggagatgtgggtgagttagactcgtgagtggccactatcgcgcacacactcacttcttctgggtttgctacctaatgtggccacaaaaggcacaaagcttgaagaacatcatccacacaaggtTAGCCTCAAATCCttctccaacctgtaaaatacctaaaaactcttcctaggaatgatgttagaagattttgatcacatttgagctaaaatgcatgcaattgttgtgaTCGGATGACAAAACGTTGCACTTCTAAtccattttagaccctttttgagtaccattcttggtgcttatcaataaGTCAATTCAGTTGCTACTTTGGATTTCAATGTTATTAAAAcctatttcttcatcttcaataaatacaaataatagtactataattactaatcatcatcataattcaaataatattttaaacatttaaacatatataattttattcttaatatattcaaattggtgtaattttttttaattgtctttttatttttttaaaaattgtctaaagattattattttacatctaGTTTAGATTTgtgaaaataattgttttgtaataatgtgtgtttattttaattgatttttaaaaatatatttaacaaaTACTACActtagagtcaatagtacttatTGACCAAATATGTGTTcataattatttagaaatatttttaaatacatacatatacttattcACTATATTAAtggtaaaaaatttaaatcagaatttatttaatttctaaacgtaatttttttaaattataaatctatcaatataacttctaattaataaaattatattatagaattttcttgtatacatatgtgtatatacaatatattatacaatcatataaTGAAATGCGTCCGATTATATTTTAAACttattcaataaaaatttcaaatttttatttttatttgatttttaagttatAAATCACTTAGTTATTATTGATACTAGTATTtttcccgtgcgatgcacggactaaaaATTATAAGTATTGTTGTTATGTTATGATATTAAGAACTTTtaatcttattaaattttaagtataaatatattatgtaaaacttattaatttaaaaaagtttatttatttaatacagtaactatgttgattttatatttaatttttcttttttatatatgtgGAGTCCATTTATAATTGAGGTGTGGTCCAATTATAATCTTTTTTCTATTTGttccgtgcgatgcacgaaataaatgatgtcattataaattaaaataaaaaattaaaaaattaaaaaatattaaaatatacaatacaatAAATGACACGTGTACGATGATTAATTTACGATGAAGCGCATAAAATGGTTAATTTATGCCAAAACTAATACTAATCCAATTAGTCAACTCATTATCACTATAGTagaataaaaatgtataatttacatgcaaataatagctcaattacataattaataatcaaaataaaaaaaatataactattAAATATTAAGATGGGTACATGGAGGATAAAAAACCATCAATACAAATTagctaaaaaaacaaatatatatatatatatatatatatatatatatatatatatatatatatatatatatagagtcatgatcaggtgcggtcgtgctctcccgtgcggccgtgcggttcacaccactcaatgttacgaaatacaccactcaatgttaagaaacacaccacacaaatatgcactgtggtgtatttcttaatattgtggtgtgtttcattgtgtttcattgtggtgtgtttcttaacattgagttgtgtatttcgtaatattgagtggtgtgtgaccgcacgacGGCCGCACAGGAGAGCACGACCacacctgaaattatttctatatatatatatatatatatatatatatatatatatatataaactaatttaGAATTGGGCTGATCAGtttatacaataattttaaTGGACCATCAACCCATATCCATTTCACAGCCCAACGATtattatagcctaaatataaaAAGGGTGTCCAACCGATTTTACGACACCCTTCATTTCCCAACTGAAAATATGAATAAAGAAATTGAAGgtacgaatttttttttttagatcagAAAGGGAGGGGGACCCCTGGGGAGTTAGCTTCTGCGTTTCTCCTCCACTCTACGAGCCCTTGTGACAAGAGCTAGGTCATCCATGTAGACATTCTCACACATCACTGGGCATCTCGTAAAAGTTTTCATCACATCCTCTTGAAACGCTCCCAGAGACGCCAGGCCATCAGCCACCATGTTCTGTTCCCGGAAGATTGGTCGGAAAGCAATCCTCCAGTCGCTATTAATCCACAGTTTTATTTTGTCTAGGTAGAGTCGGATGGGACCGCGTCCCCTCATGTCATCTTGGAGCCAAGCCAACACGTTTTTAGCGTCGGATTGGACTTCTAAGCTGCGAATCCCTCTTTGCCAAGCCCATCGTAGTCCCTCTGCAATCGCGCATGCCTCAATCAACGCCGGTTCTGCATGGTGAGTACTACACGAGATGCCTTCGACCCATTCACCTCTGTTATTGCGAATAACTCCTCCCCATCCTGCTGTGTTGATGCCGGGTTTGATGCTTGCATCTACGTTGAGAGTGTATTGATGATCAATGGATGCACTCCATCGAAGTTGGCGGATGGAGTGTGTTGTTGGCTTCGCCGAAGTATGCTTTTGGTGCGCGAAAGCCCGGTCGAACTCTTCTCCCGTTGTCTTGATCCAGCTGAGTTTTTGTTGAAGCGTCGGCTCTCTTCCGTTAAAAACTCTATCACATCTCCATTTCCAGAGGCACCACGCTATGATAGCAAATTGGCGTGCCCAGTCGTCTTCGTCCTTCCTATTTCCCATGCTGCACATGTTCTTCACAATCCAGTCGTGGAAGCTGGTATGTCGCCATCCCCTTCTCCTCTCTGCTGGTGTGAATGTCTCCCATATTTCTTGAGCCTTTCTACATCTCCGAAGGATGTGTTCTCCCGACTCCAACTCTCCATTGCAACATCCGCAACTGCCGTCTGTTGTTAGTCCTCTTCTCACCCTCTCGGCATTTCCCATTAAGCGATCATGGGCGGCGGTCCAGAGGAAGGTCTTGAGTTTGTTGGGGACTTTTAACTTCCATAATTTGCTCCAAAGCTCGTCCTGCATATTAGACGGGGAATTACGCAAAATGGGATACGCTGAAGTGACAGAAAACTTACCGTTAGCTTCTCAATTCCAGTAGCATTCGTCCTCTTCATCGTCATTCTGAATCATATGATACTTAAGCTTATTCCTTATCTCCATCGGTAATTACATCATCATTTCCCATCTCCAGCCAGTAGTGTCATCCCAGTAATCGCTAACCAACTCATCACTATTGTTGTTATCCTCCTGGTTGATGGTGGAGCTTTCAAAAGGTGTTTCCAGGAGCCAAGCATCCTTCCAGAATCGCGTTGTTTTTCCGTTGTTCACATGCTTCCTACAGCCTGTTTGAATAATGTTCTTTGCTGCAACAATACCTCGCCAAGCATTAGAACAATTCGGCTTAGCAGTAAGCGCGTCATTCCCTATCTTGCCATGAGCATACTTCTCCTTTAGCAGTCTAACCCATAAGCTTTCCTTATCAGTGATAATTTTCTACCCAAGTTTGGCCATGAATGCCAAATTCATATCCTTCGCGGATCTGATTCCTAGTCTTCCGGTGTGCTTGGGATTTGTAACTTCATCCCAACACACGAGGTGGCATTTTCTGGACTCCAGAGTGCCACCCCAAATGAATCTTCGGATCCTCTTGTCGATTTCCTCCCAAATTCCAGCCGGCATGTAGATGGTTTGCATCCCATAATAGGGGATTGTCTGAAGAACAGATTGGGCGAGTACTTGTCTACCTGCTAGCGTTAAGAACTTGGTTTTCCAACCATTGAGTCTGTCATCAATCTTCTCTAGCATAGGGGAGAAGAGGTTGGTGGTGACTCGACTATGGAATGTGGGGACTCCCAAGTACCTTCCGAGGTTCGCAGTCTCGGGTATACCGGCGTCAGTTGCCAATCTTAGGGCTTCATCCCTATTCACATTTTTTGAGAAGAAGATTTGAGACTTGTGTAAACTAACTTTCTGACCCGAGGCTTTGCTGAATCTCTCAAGACACCGAGATATCACCGCAATTTGATCCTGTGAAGCTTCAGCAAAAAGCACAAGATCGTcagcaaaaaataaatgagTGAGAGCGGGTCCATACCTTGATAGTCGGATGCCTTTCCATTGTCCTTTATCAGTCTCTTCGTTTATAATATGGCTCAACCGTTCCATGCACAACACGAACAAATAAGGAGAGATAGAATCTCCTTGGCGAATACCCCTGGATGGTATAATCTGATCCAATTGTTCACCATTCCAAAGGATATTCATTCTAGGGGATTCCACGCAGGCCATGATATTTCTGATCCACTCTGTATTCATGCCAACATCGTCAAGCGTGTCCCGAATAAAATCCCAATTTTATTCAAGCCACGTAGGCTTTTTCCAGGTCAATTTTAAGGACCATGAATCCCTTATTGCCCTGCTTACTTCGCATGGAATGAATGACTTCTTGATAGATCAAGATATTATCAGTTATCTATCTCCCAGGCACAAAGCTGCTCTGTTGCTGCGCAATAACTTTCCTTAAAATGGGCTTGATACGGTTTGTCATTGTCTTTGTAATGATTTTGTAAATCACATTACAAAGCCCAATCGGACGGTATTAGCTAGCGTTAGTAGGGCAATTGACTTTAGGGATGAGGGTAATGAAGGTGTCATTCATCCCCGCATCCAGCTCACCTGATTTTAAGAAATTGTCCACCTGTTTGAACACCGACTCACCCACAACCGCCCATGCTGTTTGATAGAAAGATGCGTGAAATCCGTCCGACCCCGGGGCTTTTAGAGGACTCATCTCATATAGAGCAGATTTTACCTCCTCCATAGAAAACGTAGCATTAAAGACAATCCAATCATTCTCTCCAAGTGTAGAGAACCTTCCCTTTGGCATGTAGTTGACCTCGGCCTCCACATCCTTGGTAAAAATGCGATGAAAGTAGTTCTGAATTGATTCTGCTATTCATTTTTCATCACTAATAGAGTTGCCCTCCTCATCAAGGAAATTGTACTTTCCGATTTTGGCCTTCTTAGTTTTTGTGGCAGCGTGATAGAATTTAGTATTTCTGTCACCAGATGCAATCCAATCCTCGCTTGCATGTTGAAACTAGAGTAATTCTTCTTGCTGCAACGTCTCTTCCAACTCTTTTTTGATTTTGCATTCCAGTTTGAGTAGACCAGTATGGTGTGCATGATCAAACTGTCTTTGAATCCCTTCTAGGCGCCGCAACAGTTTGTTTTTCCTAAGATGGATGTTGCCAAAGACGTTTCTGTTCCAATCCTTAAGCTTGGTAGTCATCTCGTCTAAGTTTTGCCACACTGTGTTTTCCTTAATCCAGTGTTGACGAACAATATCAATGAATGAATGGTGTCTAGTCCATGCGCCCTGAAACATGAATCTGtcacctttctttctttcttgcgTGTCCATATCAATGAGGATCGGGCAGTGGTCAGATCCTAAAGCCGTGAGGTGTATCACTTTCGTATGAGGCATGCAGTCCATCCACTCCATAGAGCACAGAGCACGATCGAGTCTAGCGCCTTTAAAGGTTTCTCTTTCTCGTCCACGTCTCCATGTGAATTTCTGACCTTCAAAACCGAGGTCGATAAGGGCTTCTCTGAAAATCCAGTTTTTGAAATCGTCGTTTCTATGGTTTCCCGCATTATGAGCGTTAGAACATTCTTCTTGGCTCACAATAGCGTTGAAATCCCCAGCTATCAGCCAAGGGTGATTCACCTGTACTGTATTTCTACCTAAAGCAGTCCAAAGCCGCCTACGAAGATAGAGGGAAGGGCTGCCATAAACCGTGGAGAAATTCCATTTTCTCCCGTTCGGTTCCTTAACTGATACATGCACAAACTGAGGGTGGGAATTTAAAACTTCAACCAACAACCCTCCTGACCAAAGGATCCAAATACCTCCACTATAACCAAGGGCCTCTACTCTTGCCCACTCGTCAAAGCCAAGTTTCATGCAGATGGAGTCCGCGGTATGCCCGGATGTCTTTGTTTCAACTAAACACAACATGTCAGGACGATGTTTTTTCAGAATCCATTTTGCAGCTCTAAGAAAGCTCTTAGACGCTGCACCTTGACAGTTCCATGTGATTATCTTCATGGGAAACAACAACaaaggaaaacaacaacaaGGGAAAGCAACGAAAAGGGAAAAAACCACAAcacacagaaaatgaaaacaacaacgaaaagaaaaatgaggatACACCTCACTGCTCCACCTCCATTGCAGACGCACCAATGTCTGCTGGACTCTCACAATCCTCGAACCTTTCAGTCGGCTCCAGTTCCTCATCCTGCGTTCCATCCGGTGGATCATCAAGGTTCTCCGTTAGAAGCTCAAGCCCATGCGATCCTTCTGTATCATTCCCTTGTTCCTCTTCAAAGACTTGCACGTTAGTAGGCCCATTTTTGTCCCCAGTGACTAATGTGTGTTCTGTTGCAGCTCCCGCCCGGTTGGGTTGTGTGTTCTGTGCTTTCTTGTTGGTGGATCGCCTAGTACTAGACTCACCCGCTTCGGGCTGGCTACGATGTTTACCATGCTTATTATTACCCATTATTTGTTTCTCCGACACTTGGGCCGTTGGCCTTTTTCCTTTTGCATGGCCCGATCTTATGGCTCCTTGATTCTGGGATTCTTTCACGTTCTCCTCTCTAACGTTCTCTTCCCTTGTTTGCTCACCATCCTCGCTCATATTCTCGGAAAGAGTAGCAAATCGTGATCCCTGCTGCATATTCGAATTCTTTCcttttgtgtttgtttgttgACCCTTCATTCCATTGACATCCCCTCCATTATTCGCGTTTCCCGGATTCCTAGAATAATTCCTTTTTGGTTTCGTGGCTACCATCCATGAGCCATAGTCTTCCGTGATTTCAGGCCTAATTAAGGTAGTTCCCATATTTCCTCTGTTCTTTCCAATTCTGCCACCTTGATGACCGTTACCAGCTTCGGGATTGTTCTCCGGCGTCTCGCCATCCACTGTGTTCATGCCCGGATTGGTGTCTTCGCTTCTGTTTAGGCTGCAGTTTTCCGCATTATGACCATACGTACCACATTTGAAGCATATTAGGTGCAGCCCTTCATACACTATCGGGCGTACCCTGTTACGTAGTGTGAACTTCGCTAGCAGCGGTTTTGTGATATCAACCTCCACACATACCCTTGCAAAGCTGGCTCGTGAGACCAGGCTCGTCGCTGTATCGATGTTGATTGGCCAGCCGATTTTCGCCCCAACTCTCATCAAGAATTGATGATCAAAGTATTCTGCCGGTAAACAAGGAAACCTGATCCATACTATCATACTCTCCGTTCGATCCGTAAAGGGGTCGAA
Coding sequences within it:
- the LOC116010543 gene encoding uncharacterized protein LOC116010543 yields the protein MKIITWNCQGAASKSFLRAAKWILKKHRPDMLCLVETKTSGHTADSICMKLGFDEWARVEALGYSGGIWILWSGGLLVEVLNSHPQFVHVSVKEPNGRKWNFSTVYGSPSLYLRRRLWTALGRNTVQVNHPWLIAGDFNAIVSQEECSNAHNAGNHRNDDFKNWIFREALIDLGFEGQKFTWRRGRERETFKGARLDRALCSMEWMDCMPHTKVIHLTALGSDHCPILIDMDTQERKKGDRFMFQGAWTRHHSFIDIVRQHWIKENTVWQNLDEMTTKLKDWNRNVFGNIHLRKNKLLRRLEGIQRQFDHAHHTGLLKLECKIKKELEETLQQEELL
- the LOC116010550 gene encoding uncharacterized protein LOC116010550; the encoded protein is MEDDIDLVSEDEEDADDDVDKTCPVIRLTREEKVRLRSKWKQTLIVKVMGRNVGYAYLLRRLTALWRPKARMEVVTVDNGYFLVKFASIDDYEFAKYGGPWMVLDHYLIVKEWVPNFDPFTDRTESMIVWIRFPCLPAEYFDHQFLMRVGAKIGWPINIDTATSLVSRASFARVCVEVDITKPLLAKFTLRNRVRPIVYEGLHLICFKCGTYGHNAENCSLNRSEDTNPGMNTVDGETPENNPEAGNGHQGGRIGKNRGNMGTTLIRPEITEDYGSWMVATKPKRNYSRNPGNANNGGDVNGMKGQQTNTKGKNSNMQQGSRFATLSENMSEDGEQTREENVREENVKESQNQGAIRSGHAKGKRPTAQVSEKQIMGNNKHGKHRSQPEAGESSTRRSTNKKAQNTQPNRAGAATEHTLVTGDKNGPTNVQVFEEEQGNDTEGSHGLELLTENLDDPPDGTQDEELEPTERFEDCESPADIGASAMEVEQ